Proteins co-encoded in one Cynocephalus volans isolate mCynVol1 chromosome 11, mCynVol1.pri, whole genome shotgun sequence genomic window:
- the LAX1 gene encoding lymphocyte transmembrane adapter 1: MDVIAPTSSEIRGRTLEPSTLQVTFGSLEGDKDQSSSIFSGFAGLLASLLVVVVFCILWNWNKWKKRRVPYLQVTARPLLTLPRPRQRAKNIYDLLPRRREEMGRHQSRSIRIVSTESLLSRNSDSPDHVTSQAGNDLQVHRAHIYAMGYTVGVYDNAMVPQMCAHYYINVRASRDCSSISSEDSHDYVNVPTAEETAETLASSNSPLGNLLVLPSAQELEFTEERDKGCGAASDCTSFWSPGTEGSDSVSDGEGSSQTSNDYVNMRLDLRAVQQKQSWVDFQCHRDYENFSPADPNGSQQQAEEEVTSSKTDNVEGKIDGSDTYIQPVTRKFLASGDYVAFQPSTQSENSQVKHGEEMSNEDSNVYENVPAAKSGCRNSEQESGNQLPPDEVRPGCPTGKPCGVVYPAGTLATAESSKDP, from the exons ATGGATGTCATCGCTCCGACTTCTTCGGAAATTAGAGGGAGGACCTTGGAGCCCAGCACTCTGCAAGTGACTTTTGGCAGCCTGGAAGG AGATAAAGACCAGAGCAGCAGCATCTTCTCTGGGTTTGCGGGACTCCTCGCCAGCCTCCTTGTCGTCGTGGTTTTCTGTATCCTGTGGAACTGGAATAAATGGAAGAAGC GGCGAGTTCCTTACCTCCAAGTCACCGCCAGGCCCTTGCTGACTCTGCCTCGACCCAGGCAACgagccaaaaatatttatgacCTCTTGCCTCGGAGGCGAGAAGAGATGG GGAGACATCAGTCAAGGAGTATCCGTATTGTCAGTACTGAGAGCCTCCTCTCCAGAAATTCTGACAGTCCCGATCATGTG ACCTCCCAAGCAGGAAATGACCTCCAGGTGCATAGAGCCCATATCTATGCCATGGGGTACACAGTAGGTGTCTATGACAATGCCATGGTGCCCCAGATGTGTGCACACTACTACATCAATGTCAGAGCTTCCAGAGACTGCTCCAGCATTTCTTCAGAGGATTCACATGATTATGTCAATGTCCCCACAGCAGAAGAGACTGCTGAGACTCTAGCTTCTTCCAATAGTCCCCTTGGAAATCTCCTTGTTCTTCCAAGTGCCCAAGAGCTGGAGTTTACTGAGGAAAGAGACAAGGGCTGTGGGGCTGCCAGTGACTGCACTAGTTTTTGGTCTCCAGGAACTGAGGGCAGTGATTCAGTCAGTGATGGTGAAGGTTCCTCTCAGACCTCAAATGACTATGTCAACATGAGGTTGGATCTCAGGGCCGTCCAGCAGAAACAGTCCTGGGTGGATTTTCAATGCCACAGAGATTATGAAAATTTCTCACCAGCAGATCCCAATGGAAGCCAGCAGCAGGCTGAGGAGGAAGTGACATCCTCAAAAACAGACAATGTGGAGGGCAAGATAGATGGTTCAGACACCTACATCCAGCCTGTCACAAGGAAGTTCTTGGCTTCAGGGGATTATGTGGCCTTTCAGCCATCCACACAGAGTGAGAACAGTCAGGTGAAACATGGAGAGGAGATGTCAAATGAGGATTCTAACGTCTATGAGAATGTGCCAGCTGCCAAGTCAGGATGCAGGAACTCCGAGCAGGAGTCTGGCAATCAGCTCCCTCCTGATGAAGTAAGACCCGGCTGCCCAACTGGAAAGCCATGTGGAGTGGTCTATCCTGCTGGAACTTTAGCCACTGCAGAGTCTAGTAAAGACCCTTGA